One window from the genome of Paenibacillus azoreducens encodes:
- a CDS encoding LysR family transcriptional regulator translates to MDLKAIKTFHRIVALGGFNRAAEELHYAQSTVTMQIQKLEAELGMRLMERGKTFELTEAGRLFLEQSAHIVRDMDQLTNMMTGLVSGEAGHVRLGVVEPVASYRMPAILADFLRDYPNIRVSITIAGSAVLCEQLQHGGLDLAICSPPLLKTALYFEPLLTEHFVVLLPERHPLTDKDVVSIQDLREHRLLITSADCPYRRKLELIMQQPGGHPPDTLEIGSMSALKFYVQSGLGAALVPLSVLRPEPLGTVIRPLRGNEVDMTCGLLCKTADYPLQLAAGRLYRFLQTALRACDNHSYTALGM, encoded by the coding sequence ATGGATCTTAAAGCAATCAAAACCTTCCACCGCATTGTCGCCCTCGGCGGCTTCAATCGGGCGGCGGAAGAGCTTCATTATGCCCAGTCCACGGTGACCATGCAGATCCAGAAGCTTGAAGCCGAACTTGGCATGCGCCTGATGGAACGGGGGAAAACCTTTGAACTAACGGAAGCCGGCCGTCTTTTCTTGGAACAAAGCGCACATATCGTCAGGGATATGGACCAGCTTACAAATATGATGACAGGGCTGGTATCCGGCGAGGCCGGGCATGTCCGGCTTGGAGTCGTCGAACCAGTCGCCAGCTATCGCATGCCGGCGATCCTGGCAGACTTCCTCCGTGATTATCCCAACATCCGCGTATCCATTACCATTGCCGGTTCCGCCGTATTATGCGAGCAGCTGCAGCATGGCGGGCTGGATCTGGCGATTTGCTCCCCGCCCTTGCTGAAAACGGCTTTGTATTTTGAACCGCTGCTCACGGAACATTTTGTTGTTTTGCTGCCTGAACGGCATCCGCTGACGGACAAGGATGTGGTTTCCATCCAGGATTTGCGGGAGCACCGGCTGCTGATCACCTCGGCGGATTGCCCGTACCGGCGCAAGCTGGAATTGATTATGCAGCAGCCGGGAGGACATCCCCCGGATACCCTTGAAATCGGCAGCATGTCCGCGTTGAAATTTTATGTCCAAAGCGGGCTCGGCGCAGCGCTCGTGCCATTGTCCGTCCTGCGTCCCGAACCTCTTGGAACGGTGATCCGGCCGTTAAGAGGCAATGAAGTCGATATGACCTGCGGCTTGTTGTGCAAAACGGCGGACTATCCGCTGCAGTTGGCCGCCGGCCGGCTGTACCGGTTTTTGCAAACCGCACTACGGGCCTGCGATAACCATTCATATACTGCTTTAGGTATGTAG
- a CDS encoding fibronectin type III domain-containing protein — protein sequence MGIFSNKIGTRFLLLLCAVMLLIFPVQGISFAEGKTAAVTLAEWKFADNPGDLGVFPATGGIHQNESNLQPVPPRQHYGWNDDNKAIRYQGWHSEAGQEKYWLVSLSTKDYRHITLSSSQQGKGTASPRDFRIQISTDQQNWINVTGDGTELPDLILHAEEPAVLNGIALPQAADDRAQLFIRWLVISDQSTNGSTIDDFGSSQLIGIKVEGEPKDTTSPPSPGQDLPAVPGQPTASTVSADGVQLIWTAQADAAGVSGYGIYRDGVKIGSTDALTYTDSGLAANTIYKYAVTSYDLAGKESARSAAVEVTTKDAAAASEPSVLAEWIFANSGNNGTFPATGGMFKSASNFRNVGGYFEDYDSGQHSISYQGWDNGSGKKYWLASISTKGYENITLSSQQTSSGTGPRDFKVQISSDNQNWTDVPGISLKMTLSSFNCSGSTCKLVNAPLPAAADNQDQLYIRWIVSSNTNTKGSQGIGSTGSSLIKEIRLSGTAKQGGEPGDKPTIELSKTPSPGESSVLASAPVTVTFNKPVSQNSGYSVSIVDKNNAPLGSVTSEIVNNNTLNIKHPSFANGQTYTVKVPKGLIQGRDDHIPLTQDIMWSFTVQNTQGTPSVPKLINMTLGGDAKTSRSFAWYTDVTAASVVQVVEASKASGGGFPENEALMFQGTTEEIQTFMTKADRKANKKKKFYSHKVTAAGLSPGTAYKFRVGSGQADSWSTVGSFTTDAPGTQPFHFIVGSDSQASSKSDFEPWADTFKKAVQTIGDPKFLINAGDLVDNGDLEEQWQWMLGLAQDQLLNVPIAPVVGGHEVQDYDGDETTPNSNFYYHFNVPKQVVVNTHDGSVYSFEYGDALFLVFNSQYAGKLASNGKDIKKQDQQFADQVEWMKYVVAKSDAKWKFVTFHKGPYSAGDNAGEWEDDRVQFYRKVLVPAFDEMGIDMVFEAHDHMYMRSYQMLNDKVIPTSQITYDAQGNAVNPQGIIYLMSNALGDKFYTKYPGYNDYFAAVDTQPNKKMFTDVSVSGDVLQIKAYTAAKKDEKSGDDGVKLYDQYGIKRTDTKPSKVENAKIQSSGGKAVISWKAPVSSSEPVRGFRIYEKSGKIKTYWNTYIAAEPGKTEYSFTVNNINASDKYQFVIRAVGSRINSDPVEVNLN from the coding sequence ATGGGTATATTTTCGAACAAAATCGGAACGAGATTCCTTTTATTGCTGTGTGCCGTAATGCTGCTCATATTCCCGGTTCAGGGAATATCGTTTGCGGAGGGGAAAACGGCTGCCGTTACACTTGCTGAATGGAAGTTCGCCGATAATCCCGGGGATTTGGGCGTTTTTCCGGCGACCGGCGGAATACACCAAAATGAATCGAACCTGCAGCCCGTTCCGCCGCGCCAGCATTATGGGTGGAATGACGACAACAAGGCAATCCGCTATCAGGGATGGCATTCGGAAGCCGGGCAGGAAAAGTATTGGCTGGTCTCACTTTCGACCAAAGATTATCGGCATATCACGCTATCTTCATCCCAACAAGGGAAAGGAACAGCAAGCCCACGCGATTTCAGAATACAGATCAGTACCGATCAACAAAATTGGATCAATGTCACTGGTGACGGGACCGAACTGCCGGATCTCATACTACATGCTGAAGAACCGGCGGTTCTAAACGGCATCGCGCTGCCGCAGGCGGCGGACGATCGGGCGCAGCTCTTTATCCGATGGCTGGTTATATCGGATCAGAGCACAAACGGATCTACGATAGATGACTTCGGTTCCAGCCAACTGATTGGCATCAAGGTGGAGGGAGAACCCAAGGATACGACATCTCCTCCTTCTCCCGGCCAGGACCTTCCTGCCGTTCCGGGCCAGCCTACTGCCTCAACGGTGTCAGCCGACGGAGTCCAATTGATATGGACGGCTCAGGCGGATGCTGCTGGCGTTTCGGGGTACGGTATCTACCGCGATGGCGTCAAAATTGGCAGTACGGATGCGTTAACCTACACTGATTCCGGCCTGGCCGCCAACACGATCTATAAATATGCGGTAACCTCCTATGACTTAGCAGGGAAGGAATCCGCCCGGAGTGCCGCGGTAGAGGTCACCACCAAGGATGCGGCGGCAGCTTCGGAGCCGTCCGTGCTTGCGGAATGGATTTTTGCGAATTCAGGCAATAACGGAACCTTCCCGGCCACGGGCGGGATGTTCAAGTCAGCATCAAACTTCCGCAATGTCGGCGGCTACTTCGAGGACTATGACAGCGGCCAGCATTCGATCAGCTATCAGGGCTGGGATAATGGCAGCGGCAAAAAATATTGGTTAGCCAGCATTTCCACCAAAGGTTACGAAAATATCACCCTCTCCTCACAGCAGACATCCTCGGGTACGGGACCGCGGGATTTCAAAGTACAGATCAGCAGCGACAATCAGAACTGGACAGATGTGCCGGGTATTTCGCTGAAGATGACACTGTCCAGCTTTAACTGCTCAGGCAGCACATGCAAGCTTGTGAACGCTCCTCTTCCCGCAGCCGCAGACAACCAGGATCAGCTGTATATCCGCTGGATTGTAAGCTCAAACACGAATACCAAAGGCAGTCAAGGAATCGGCAGCACCGGTTCCAGCTTGATCAAAGAAATCCGGCTATCGGGAACGGCGAAGCAGGGTGGCGAACCCGGGGATAAACCGACGATTGAGCTGTCCAAGACGCCAAGCCCCGGCGAAAGCAGTGTGCTTGCGTCTGCGCCGGTAACCGTAACGTTCAACAAGCCGGTGTCACAGAATTCGGGTTACAGCGTGAGCATCGTGGACAAAAACAATGCACCGCTCGGGTCCGTAACATCCGAAATCGTAAATAACAATACGCTGAATATCAAACACCCGTCTTTTGCAAACGGCCAGACCTATACCGTCAAAGTCCCCAAAGGACTGATTCAGGGCAGGGACGACCATATTCCGCTGACGCAAGATATTATGTGGAGCTTTACCGTACAGAATACGCAGGGGACGCCTTCCGTACCGAAGCTGATCAATATGACATTGGGCGGGGATGCCAAAACAAGCCGTTCTTTCGCCTGGTATACCGATGTAACGGCCGCATCCGTTGTACAGGTGGTTGAAGCTTCGAAAGCTTCCGGAGGCGGTTTTCCCGAAAATGAAGCTTTGATGTTCCAAGGGACGACCGAAGAGATCCAGACCTTCATGACGAAGGCGGACCGGAAGGCGAATAAGAAAAAGAAGTTCTACAGCCATAAGGTAACGGCAGCCGGATTATCGCCTGGAACGGCTTATAAATTCCGGGTCGGCAGCGGGCAGGCGGACAGTTGGAGCACGGTTGGAAGTTTTACGACGGATGCGCCTGGCACTCAGCCTTTTCACTTTATCGTAGGCTCCGACTCGCAGGCTTCCAGTAAATCGGATTTTGAGCCTTGGGCGGATACATTCAAAAAAGCCGTCCAAACGATCGGCGACCCGAAATTCCTCATCAATGCGGGTGATCTGGTGGATAACGGCGATCTCGAAGAGCAGTGGCAGTGGATGCTTGGTCTTGCGCAGGATCAGCTGCTGAATGTTCCGATCGCGCCGGTCGTAGGCGGTCATGAGGTTCAGGATTACGACGGGGACGAAACGACGCCGAATTCTAACTTTTATTATCACTTCAATGTACCGAAGCAAGTGGTGGTCAATACGCATGACGGCTCCGTGTATTCCTTTGAATACGGCGATGCGTTGTTCCTTGTTTTTAACTCGCAATATGCAGGGAAACTCGCGAGCAACGGCAAAGACATCAAGAAGCAGGATCAGCAGTTTGCCGACCAAGTCGAATGGATGAAATATGTTGTTGCAAAGAGCGATGCCAAATGGAAATTCGTCACTTTCCACAAAGGTCCTTATTCGGCGGGGGATAATGCGGGGGAATGGGAAGACGACAGGGTTCAATTTTATAGAAAAGTGCTTGTGCCCGCTTTTGATGAAATGGGCATCGACATGGTATTCGAAGCGCATGACCATATGTATATGAGATCTTACCAGATGCTGAACGACAAAGTGATTCCTACAAGCCAAATCACGTATGATGCGCAGGGCAATGCCGTCAATCCGCAGGGAATAATTTATCTGATGTCCAATGCGCTTGGGGACAAATTTTATACCAAATATCCCGGGTATAACGATTATTTCGCGGCCGTGGATACCCAGCCGAATAAAAAGATGTTTACGGATGTGTCCGTTTCAGGGGACGTGCTGCAGATCAAAGCATATACCGCGGCCAAAAAAGATGAAAAATCCGGCGACGACGGCGTCAAGCTGTATGATCAATACGGCATCAAGCGAACGGATACCAAGCCGTCTAAAGTCGAAAACGCCAAAATTCAGTCGAGCGGCGGCAAAGCCGTCATCTCTTGGAAGGCGCCGGTTTCGAGCAGCGAACCTGTGAGGGGCTTCCGCATATACGAAAAAAGCGGCAAAATCAAAACGTATTGGAATACGTATATTGCCGCCGAGCCGGGCAAAACAGAGTACAGCTTTACGGTAAATAATATCAACGCCTCGGATAAATACCAATTCGTGATCCGGGCAGTGGGCAGCCGCATCAATTCCGATCCGGTGGAAGTGAATTTGAATTAG
- a CDS encoding DMT family transporter has translation MKFPIQQKAILAAVINAIIIGFSFIFVKHSLSFADPLDSLAHRFTFSFIAATLFAFPGWSRLKAMRKQAFAVIPLALLNPSLFFALQAFGLQHASSAIAGIVQATVPVFTMILAAVFLKERASTVQLLCTLLSVSGVILVFAVPGVGASSASFLGITLILLSALALAGYTTIARKLTQTLRPKDLTYMMILFGFIVFNLIALVKHGAAGTIGTYFMPLRKPGFIVDMAYLGVLSFLVTSFLSNFALSVLEASKVSVFAGLSTVVTIAGGVLLLHEQLGWYHWVGAIMIVSGVTGVNLAKKKLPPAQKSAETS, from the coding sequence ATGAAATTTCCAATTCAGCAAAAAGCCATATTGGCAGCGGTTATCAATGCCATCATCATCGGCTTTTCATTCATATTCGTCAAACACTCGCTTTCTTTTGCCGACCCGCTGGATTCGCTGGCGCACCGCTTTACGTTTTCTTTTATCGCGGCCACCCTGTTTGCTTTTCCGGGCTGGTCCCGGCTCAAAGCCATGCGGAAGCAAGCATTCGCCGTTATTCCGCTGGCGCTTCTGAATCCGTCGCTGTTTTTCGCTCTTCAGGCTTTCGGACTGCAGCATGCTTCATCCGCTATCGCAGGCATTGTACAAGCCACGGTGCCGGTGTTTACGATGATCCTTGCCGCCGTATTCCTAAAAGAACGCGCCAGCACGGTTCAACTGCTGTGCACGCTTCTGTCGGTGTCCGGAGTCATCCTTGTTTTCGCCGTTCCGGGCGTTGGCGCTTCTTCCGCCAGTTTCTTGGGCATTACTTTGATCCTGCTGTCGGCATTGGCGCTGGCCGGTTATACAACGATCGCCCGAAAGCTGACACAGACGCTGCGCCCGAAAGATTTGACTTATATGATGATCCTGTTCGGATTCATCGTTTTCAACCTGATCGCTCTTGTCAAACACGGAGCTGCGGGCACCATAGGAACATATTTCATGCCGCTTCGTAAACCGGGTTTTATCGTCGATATGGCATATTTGGGCGTGTTATCCTTCCTTGTGACTTCATTTTTGTCCAATTTTGCGCTTTCGGTTCTCGAAGCGTCCAAAGTCAGTGTGTTTGCCGGCTTGTCCACAGTCGTGACCATCGCCGGCGGGGTACTGCTGCTGCATGAACAGCTCGGCTGGTATCATTGGGTCGGAGCGATCATGATTGTGTCGGGAGTCACAGGCGTGAACCTTGCCAAGAAAAAGCTCCCACCTGCACAAAAGTCTGCAGAAACTAGTTAA
- a CDS encoding DEAD/DEAH box helicase, whose translation MSSYLAFADAITVHVRLSAYGDALIYGSSSSHRSVPGLDLKQRLFAWHEASFYGTELEIRQMQGQGVQLVVLPAEQVLPFFAERALLHHITWEWDQDAEALLRLAPTLVDCVCEKRFIPSFASFREGKLQWTWDRSLMEDQIRQRIDRSRPEFAQGLQSAFSALVFQSCYGTESAATDLRREYPMLFASGAATGGLQEKEWLISIGWKADMAPFRPLLQLLEPDEDSPAWRLKLVLQDKFDPSVLVPVRLGPDGHVSGVWPDSWSFHVKERSAGWGDHLRASLPGFVEQGHSDDLLGKPLSDGAAWQFLTVDSRRLLESGWQVLLPAWWEAASRKKPKLRAKVRADEGDDKRQSGGNSLFGLDSIIQFDWRIAIGETQLTESEFQELVARNERLVRFRGEWMTLDPALIKQIGQMMEGMDRKQGLSFQDVLQLHLQKKDDWAQRGKEDQSQEDETNENSTRIELEVELNEHLMELFNQLGQRSEWPRLAVPQGLKAELRNYQYDGFSWLAFMRRFGLGACLADDMGLGKTVQFITYLLHLKENGGEEEQKLPSLLICPTSVLGNWQKELGRFAPSLNVMLHYGSRRSDEEAFRREIRHADIVLTSYATATLDQDILKAVAWESLCLDEAQNIKNAQTKQSSAVRSFPARHRIALTGTPIENRLSELWSLYDFMNPGYLGNLRAFSARFIQPIEKERDEERTQQLQKLVKPFMLRRKKKDPAIQLALPEKNEMKTYIHLTSEQGALYDQTVNDLMNRVQKLEGIQRKGAILSALTHLKQICDHPLLLTGESFEYPKDEDQSMNTEALLSRSAKLERLLDMVRELREEGDRCLIFTQYIGMGEMLQRVLQQELKEPVLYLNGSTSKSARDRMIEQFQSQTLPPEEQPSVFILSIKAGGVGLNLTAANHVFHFDRWWNPAVENQATDRAYRMGQTKDVQVHKFISLGTLEERIDEMLESKQQLSDNVISSTESWITELSTEALKDLFTLRSDWNG comes from the coding sequence ATGAGCTCATATTTGGCATTTGCAGACGCGATTACAGTCCATGTTCGTTTAAGTGCATATGGTGATGCGCTGATTTACGGATCGTCTTCTTCGCATCGCAGCGTACCGGGACTTGATTTGAAGCAGCGTTTGTTTGCATGGCATGAAGCGTCGTTTTACGGGACGGAGCTGGAGATTCGCCAGATGCAGGGCCAGGGCGTCCAGCTTGTCGTTCTTCCCGCCGAGCAGGTTCTTCCTTTTTTTGCGGAGCGGGCGCTGCTTCATCATATTACATGGGAGTGGGATCAGGATGCGGAAGCTCTGCTCCGGCTTGCTCCGACGCTTGTAGATTGCGTTTGCGAGAAACGGTTTATTCCTAGCTTCGCTTCCTTTCGGGAAGGGAAGCTGCAGTGGACTTGGGATCGATCTTTAATGGAAGATCAGATCCGGCAGCGAATCGACCGCAGCCGTCCGGAGTTTGCCCAGGGGCTGCAGTCGGCTTTTTCGGCGCTGGTGTTCCAGAGCTGCTATGGGACGGAAAGCGCGGCTACCGATTTGCGGAGGGAATATCCGATGTTATTTGCCTCAGGAGCCGCGACTGGCGGTCTCCAAGAAAAAGAGTGGCTGATTTCAATAGGCTGGAAAGCGGATATGGCCCCATTCCGGCCGCTTTTGCAGCTGCTGGAACCGGATGAAGACAGCCCTGCATGGCGTCTTAAGCTGGTTCTGCAGGATAAGTTTGACCCGTCGGTGCTTGTTCCGGTCCGGCTTGGGCCTGATGGGCATGTATCGGGCGTATGGCCGGATTCATGGTCATTCCATGTGAAGGAACGCTCCGCGGGATGGGGTGATCATTTGCGAGCAAGCCTGCCGGGCTTTGTAGAGCAAGGTCACAGCGATGATTTGCTCGGTAAACCGTTGTCCGATGGGGCCGCGTGGCAGTTTTTGACGGTGGACAGCCGGCGTTTGCTGGAGTCCGGATGGCAGGTGCTGCTGCCTGCATGGTGGGAAGCGGCCAGCCGGAAGAAACCGAAGCTTCGGGCCAAAGTACGTGCGGATGAAGGCGATGATAAACGTCAAAGCGGAGGCAACTCCCTGTTTGGACTTGATTCGATCATTCAATTCGACTGGCGTATTGCCATTGGCGAAACCCAATTGACAGAATCCGAGTTTCAAGAGTTGGTGGCGCGCAATGAGCGATTGGTTCGTTTCCGGGGAGAGTGGATGACTCTTGATCCCGCTTTGATCAAACAAATCGGGCAGATGATGGAAGGAATGGACCGGAAGCAGGGCCTTTCCTTTCAGGATGTATTGCAGCTGCATCTTCAGAAAAAAGATGACTGGGCGCAGCGCGGGAAGGAAGACCAGTCGCAGGAAGATGAAACGAATGAAAACTCAACCCGGATTGAACTTGAGGTGGAGCTGAATGAGCATCTCATGGAACTGTTTAATCAGCTTGGGCAGCGTTCGGAATGGCCGCGGCTTGCCGTGCCGCAAGGACTCAAAGCCGAGCTGCGCAATTATCAATATGACGGTTTTTCCTGGCTTGCTTTTATGCGGCGGTTCGGATTAGGGGCATGTTTAGCAGACGATATGGGTCTGGGGAAGACGGTACAATTTATTACGTATTTACTGCATCTGAAGGAAAACGGTGGGGAAGAAGAACAGAAGCTGCCATCTCTGTTGATCTGCCCAACGTCCGTACTCGGAAATTGGCAGAAGGAGCTGGGACGGTTCGCTCCTTCTTTGAATGTGATGCTGCACTATGGCAGCCGCCGTTCCGATGAGGAAGCCTTCCGCCGGGAAATCCGGCATGCGGATATCGTATTGACCTCATATGCGACGGCGACATTGGATCAGGATATTCTCAAAGCGGTTGCCTGGGAATCGTTATGTTTGGATGAAGCCCAAAACATTAAAAATGCCCAGACGAAACAATCATCTGCCGTCCGCAGCTTCCCGGCGAGGCATCGCATTGCGCTGACGGGAACGCCGATCGAAAACAGGTTATCCGAGCTCTGGTCCCTGTATGATTTCATGAACCCGGGGTATTTGGGAAACCTGCGGGCGTTCAGCGCCCGGTTCATACAGCCGATTGAAAAGGAACGGGATGAAGAACGGACGCAGCAACTGCAGAAGCTGGTCAAACCGTTTATGCTGCGCCGTAAGAAGAAAGACCCGGCTATTCAGCTTGCTTTGCCTGAAAAAAACGAAATGAAAACCTATATTCATCTGACCTCCGAGCAGGGAGCCCTTTATGACCAGACAGTAAACGATCTTATGAACCGTGTGCAAAAGCTGGAAGGCATTCAGCGGAAGGGAGCGATCTTATCGGCTCTGACCCATTTGAAGCAGATCTGTGATCATCCGCTTTTGCTGACAGGGGAATCCTTTGAATATCCGAAGGATGAGGATCAATCTATGAACACTGAGGCCCTATTAAGCCGATCAGCCAAGCTTGAGCGGCTGCTGGACATGGTAAGGGAACTGCGCGAAGAGGGGGATCGCTGCCTTATTTTTACCCAGTATATTGGCATGGGAGAGATGCTGCAGCGTGTACTGCAGCAAGAACTTAAGGAGCCAGTGCTTTACCTGAACGGAAGCACGTCCAAGTCCGCCCGCGACCGGATGATCGAACAGTTTCAATCGCAAACGCTGCCGCCTGAGGAGCAGCCTAGCGTGTTTATCCTGTCGATCAAAGCCGGGGGCGTTGGTCTCAACCTTACGGCCGCCAACCATGTTTTCCACTTTGACCGCTGGTGGAATCCTGCCGTGGAAAACCAGGCGACAGACCGGGCCTACAGGATGGGTCAGACCAAGGATGTGCAGGTGCACAAGTTTATCTCTCTCGGTACGCTTGAAGAACGCATTGATGAAATGCTGGAAAGCAAGCAGCAGCTGAGCGATAACGTGATCTCCAGCACGGAAAGCTGGATTACCGAACTATCGACGGAAGCGCTGAAAGACCTGTTTACTTTGCGGAGTGACTGGAACGGGTAG
- a CDS encoding SWIM zinc finger family protein gives MNSNETIDDITWQKLIQSVGEQFSDLTIKRGFQCYKQGGVRLTGIADTGHVAALVEEDDQHKVELDTHRLSASRCSCPDSGFCKHMIAVLLDYASQMGRSIHAIVNAHATAALKHPLPLQSSHSTGVDASGKGDTISALQAKASRIPDMSLAEWHGLFKLCITPLDFGSTNVQYARKAIEAIYALKPALPPALEQLFDLHAHLFLLIKLTKPVQHPVHAHTYLGYHTQVAADDLQEAMGYIFDQDIAIRSEPELWPRMLKTLAYLRRQMLTGPNSCSYLFVVYDQFWRKWLYPNLEDTTLCSEELHKLQSAEEELEETLSRLPWMLAQSRIHFLMGEDRQAWTWLQEAGKKFIIPHGFLLSFPKGLAAAEDWPRFAEWLVQTGPMLGSRKRGDLHEYMEYWEQAVRHLPESEDRMWETLAGMLPYSKEVYEDSLLTYGRWRQWMDIQLSTGKEPLEFRVSVLQPIEKHAPELLLPFYHQAVERYILLKNRQAYKAAVKLLKRLSKLYKKLKREERWEQYIAMFANRHSRLRALQEELQKGKLIS, from the coding sequence ATGAATTCAAATGAAACCATAGATGATATAACGTGGCAGAAACTTATTCAGTCGGTAGGGGAGCAATTCAGCGACCTCACGATCAAACGCGGATTTCAATGTTATAAACAGGGGGGTGTTCGTCTAACCGGTATTGCGGATACCGGGCATGTGGCGGCCCTTGTCGAAGAGGATGACCAACACAAGGTCGAACTCGATACCCATAGGTTATCCGCAAGCCGCTGCTCTTGTCCGGATTCAGGGTTTTGCAAGCATATGATTGCCGTTTTGCTGGATTATGCCAGCCAGATGGGCCGCTCCATTCATGCCATCGTGAATGCTCATGCGACTGCGGCATTAAAGCATCCTCTGCCTTTGCAGTCATCACACTCAACCGGGGTGGACGCATCCGGAAAGGGAGATACCATCTCTGCTTTGCAGGCAAAGGCAAGCCGCATTCCCGATATGAGTCTTGCCGAATGGCATGGTTTATTCAAACTATGCATAACGCCGCTCGACTTCGGCAGTACGAATGTCCAGTATGCGAGGAAGGCCATTGAGGCGATTTATGCCTTGAAGCCTGCGCTTCCTCCTGCATTGGAACAGCTGTTTGATCTCCATGCCCATCTGTTTTTGCTCATTAAACTGACTAAGCCGGTTCAGCATCCTGTTCATGCCCATACGTATTTGGGCTATCACACCCAAGTTGCCGCAGACGATCTGCAGGAGGCAATGGGATATATATTCGACCAAGACATTGCGATCCGCAGCGAACCGGAACTATGGCCGCGTATGCTCAAAACTCTCGCTTATTTGCGCAGGCAGATGCTGACGGGGCCGAATAGCTGCAGCTATTTATTTGTGGTTTACGACCAGTTTTGGCGTAAATGGCTGTATCCCAATCTGGAAGATACGACGTTATGTTCGGAAGAGCTGCATAAGCTGCAATCTGCGGAAGAGGAGCTTGAAGAGACTCTTTCCCGCTTGCCGTGGATGCTGGCGCAAAGCAGAATCCATTTTCTGATGGGCGAGGACCGGCAGGCTTGGACGTGGCTTCAGGAGGCAGGGAAAAAGTTTATCATTCCGCATGGATTCCTTCTTTCCTTCCCGAAAGGTTTGGCGGCTGCGGAAGACTGGCCGCGTTTTGCGGAATGGCTTGTGCAGACCGGACCGATGCTGGGCAGCCGCAAAAGGGGCGATCTGCATGAATACATGGAGTATTGGGAACAGGCTGTCCGGCATCTACCTGAGAGTGAAGACCGGATGTGGGAGACGCTCGCGGGCATGCTGCCTTACTCAAAAGAGGTTTATGAGGATAGTTTGTTAACCTACGGTAGATGGCGGCAGTGGATGGATATACAGCTGAGCACGGGGAAGGAACCGCTCGAATTTCGCGTCAGCGTGCTTCAGCCGATTGAAAAGCATGCGCCCGAACTGCTTCTGCCTTTTTATCACCAGGCCGTTGAACGATATATTCTCCTGAAAAACAGACAAGCCTACAAAGCTGCGGTGAAACTGCTCAAGCGTTTATCCAAGCTGTATAAAAAATTGAAGCGGGAAGAGCGGTGGGAACAGTATATAGCCATGTTCGCCAATCGCCACAGCAGGCTGCGCGCCTTGCAGGAAGAGCTTCAGAAAGGAAAGCTGATCTCATGA
- a CDS encoding DUF1992 domain-containing protein has translation MDFNHKKAGRQEEEGNAGENCRDMSGRGSLVESAVDEFAKNGGFDDLPGKGKPLKIEQGDVLTSVMRNANYQPPWIELRKEIAADIKHLADQKQAGHIKDLETGLEGVNQKIRKFNRIVPNPLLQKGLISIENVHTAYEKWV, from the coding sequence ATGGATTTTAATCATAAGAAGGCCGGAAGGCAGGAAGAAGAAGGGAACGCCGGAGAAAACTGCCGGGATATGTCCGGGAGGGGAAGTCTTGTCGAATCGGCTGTGGACGAATTTGCGAAAAACGGGGGTTTTGACGATTTGCCCGGCAAAGGCAAACCTCTAAAAATCGAACAGGGAGATGTCCTGACCAGCGTGATGAGAAATGCCAATTATCAGCCGCCTTGGATCGAACTGCGGAAAGAAATCGCTGCGGATATCAAACATCTGGCCGATCAGAAGCAGGCGGGTCATATTAAAGACCTGGAAACCGGCCTAGAAGGGGTTAATCAGAAGATTCGCAAATTTAACCGGATCGTTCCGAACCCGTTGCTGCAAAAAGGGCTGATTTCCATCGAAAACGTCCATACGGCCTATGAAAAATGGGTTTAG
- a CDS encoding VOC family protein yields the protein MITIESLDHLVLTVKSIDKTIDFYRKALNMEVVEFGDNRKALLFGRQKFNLHEVGKEFEPKARKPVPGSADFCLITKAPIEQVVRHFEGIGVPIEEGPVLRTGAVGRIISVYVRDPDGNLVEVSNYID from the coding sequence ATGATTACAATCGAATCCTTGGATCATCTTGTCCTTACGGTGAAAAGCATAGATAAGACCATTGATTTTTATCGAAAGGCATTGAATATGGAAGTGGTTGAATTTGGCGACAACCGGAAGGCGCTTTTGTTCGGACGGCAAAAATTCAACTTACATGAAGTCGGAAAGGAATTTGAGCCGAAGGCCAGGAAGCCGGTTCCCGGATCGGCGGACTTTTGTTTAATTACAAAGGCGCCCATTGAACAAGTCGTTCGGCATTTTGAAGGGATTGGCGTCCCGATCGAGGAAGGACCGGTGCTGCGCACGGGAGCCGTAGGCAGAATCATTTCGGTGTATGTGCGGGACCCGGATGGGAATTTGGTTGAAGTGTCCAATTATATCGATTAA